The following is a genomic window from Calditerrivibrio sp..
GTGCATCAGGTTTGATAGATCTTCTCAAAAATGAAGGGTATAAGGTGGATCATGCTCTAAATGGTAAAACAGCAATAGAGCTATTAAAGGAAAACAGCTATCATCTTATAATAACAGATATAATGATGCCAGAACTTGATGGCATAAGATTCCTCCACAGGATAAGATCGATAGATATAGAAACACCTGTAATAGTAATCACCGCTTACGATACCACAGAAAACATCATGACTGTCTACGAATTAGGCGCCATAGAGATATTAGAAAAACCGTTTGATATAGACACATTTTTAGA
Proteins encoded in this region:
- a CDS encoding response regulator, with product MFRILLVEDDKFSASGLIDLLKNEGYKVDHALNGKTAIELLKENSYHLIITDIMMPELDGIRFLHRIRSIDIETPVIVITAYDTTENIMTVYELGAIEILEKPFDIDTFL